From one Bifidobacterium sp. WK012_4_13 genomic stretch:
- a CDS encoding class I SAM-dependent methyltransferase, with protein sequence MAKHRMNVAEMVGAFVEPDAPLQVTAFDGSHFGSDDAQLHLEVRNSRAVYYIFENPNDLGLARAYLQGDIASPELKPGDPYAVFKQLQELQNHFRKPTAATLANITSTILSHGFHIPKPPEIELPSVAKRISEGILPHTKKGDATTVSYHYDLSNEFYNLFLGPSMTYTCACFDAEDDSLEKAEYNKLNLVLDKLNLKSGDYLLDIGCGWGSMEVTAAKRGIHVIGVTLSEEQVQWANDWIRKEGLEDLAEVRLEDYRDIPESGFDGICSLGMMEHVGHKHYPSYFKEMLEKLRPGGMLLNHQITRANSHQGKRAGGFIDRYIFPDGELASPGEIEFVINDVGFEVINQENLRQHYALTLMNWNKNLERNWQKAVDMVGEQKARLWGMYMAGSRFNFEMNTIQIHQFLCIKPDPETGTTTYPLRPWWPRH encoded by the coding sequence ATGGCGAAACATAGAATGAATGTTGCAGAAATGGTCGGGGCATTTGTCGAACCGGATGCGCCTCTTCAGGTCACTGCGTTTGATGGCTCGCACTTTGGCAGTGACGATGCGCAGCTGCACCTTGAGGTTCGCAATTCACGGGCGGTATATTACATCTTCGAGAATCCAAACGATCTCGGACTCGCACGGGCATACCTTCAAGGTGACATCGCCTCCCCTGAGCTGAAGCCCGGCGACCCTTACGCAGTATTCAAACAGCTTCAGGAACTGCAGAACCATTTCCGAAAGCCCACCGCGGCGACCCTGGCGAACATCACGTCTACGATTCTCTCCCACGGCTTCCATATTCCAAAGCCTCCGGAGATCGAACTTCCCTCAGTGGCCAAGCGCATCAGCGAAGGCATCCTGCCTCACACGAAAAAGGGCGATGCCACAACGGTCAGCTACCACTATGACCTCAGCAACGAGTTCTACAACCTCTTCCTTGGGCCCTCCATGACCTACACCTGCGCATGCTTCGACGCAGAAGACGATTCGCTGGAAAAGGCAGAATACAACAAGTTGAACCTGGTGCTCGACAAATTGAATCTCAAGTCCGGTGACTATCTGCTCGACATCGGTTGCGGATGGGGGTCGATGGAGGTAACCGCAGCGAAGCGCGGCATCCATGTCATCGGCGTGACCCTTTCCGAAGAGCAGGTTCAGTGGGCGAACGACTGGATTCGCAAGGAGGGTCTGGAAGATCTGGCCGAAGTCCGTCTCGAGGACTACCGCGACATTCCCGAATCAGGCTTCGATGGCATCTGCTCACTGGGCATGATGGAACACGTCGGGCATAAGCATTACCCCTCATACTTCAAGGAAATGCTCGAGAAGCTTCGTCCAGGCGGCATGCTGCTGAACCACCAGATCACTCGCGCGAACTCGCATCAGGGCAAGCGCGCGGGCGGCTTCATTGACCGCTATATCTTCCCTGACGGTGAGCTTGCAAGCCCGGGTGAAATCGAATTCGTGATTAACGACGTCGGCTTCGAGGTCATCAACCAGGAGAATCTGCGCCAGCATTATGCGCTGACCTTGATGAATTGGAACAAGAACCTTGAACGCAACTGGCAGAAGGCCGTCGACATGGTCGGCGAGCAGAAGGCCCGCCTATGGGGCATGTATATGGCTGGCTCTCGTTTCAACTTCGAAATGAACACCATCCAGATCCATCAGTTCCTCTGCATCAAGCCCGACCCTGAGACGGGCACGACCACGTACCCGCTGCGTCCTTGGTGGCCTCGCCACTGA
- a CDS encoding DUF4186 domain-containing protein has protein sequence MLGKLGKSKFRASFKLSVKDRRYAQAKGLSTIDEHAHEMLSTRVGAAFPLKDGKQTPYRGHPVFTAQHATGTCCRTCMERWYGIPKGHELTEDEINHLCSVVMAWIERDLQEHPDRPGANGRDAEQLTLL, from the coding sequence ATGCTTGGCAAGCTGGGAAAGTCAAAATTTCGCGCAAGCTTTAAGCTGAGTGTAAAAGATCGAAGGTATGCGCAGGCCAAGGGCCTGAGCACGATAGATGAGCACGCGCATGAAATGCTCAGCACCAGGGTCGGTGCCGCATTCCCCCTCAAGGATGGCAAGCAGACGCCCTACCGGGGCCATCCAGTGTTCACCGCCCAGCATGCGACGGGCACATGCTGCAGAACGTGCATGGAACGTTGGTATGGCATTCCCAAGGGACACGAGCTCACCGAGGATGAAATCAATCATCTCTGCTCCGTGGTCATGGCCTGGATCGAGCGTGATCTGCAGGAGCATCCCGACCGCCCAGGAGCGAATGGCCGTGATGCGGAGCAGTTGACGTTGCTGTGA
- a CDS encoding lactonase family protein translates to MKQSLEASTCNSSQELLVGGWGPDGEGSAKGITWFTTNIGGTDLQKEGEAHFAAHGCIAAIPSPSWLCARDDVVFGCLEFSNELVSYRRTTDEATPAQEDVSAPNATADSGHATQDPTIALEELSRVSTPGEGPTHVALCTDDIGVMHILSACYVDGTVTVHPVDSKGRIGAAAQALSGEGHGPLPAQEHSHAHWILPIEVQTGRHESDEAAGTSQRADGSSPRLVLVSDLGADRIRTYHWDNGKLVKHGELHLPAGTGPRDLHILPADPSAFKDSLAIVLISEWSRKAFVMRLDAANPSGISIVDSLDLGASDRDQASSLAYIPDSAGHAGCHKARMGGGERCEKSRCEGTGCNGAECNGAECNGTECNGTGNDAVDQNQGFAYVGLRGTNRIIPLRWNGSSLKRLPEQTDSPWHSGFSSGGSWPRHVLALGRSIIVSNQFSSTLNCFAIAPDGSPRDIGSAQVASPTCVLPISSQHSSSHA, encoded by the coding sequence ATGAAGCAAAGTTTGGAAGCATCGACATGCAACAGCTCTCAGGAACTGCTTGTCGGCGGATGGGGTCCTGATGGCGAGGGCTCGGCCAAGGGAATAACATGGTTCACCACGAACATCGGCGGCACTGACCTCCAGAAAGAAGGAGAGGCCCATTTCGCCGCTCACGGCTGCATCGCGGCCATTCCCTCTCCTTCATGGCTATGCGCCCGGGACGATGTCGTCTTCGGTTGCCTTGAATTCAGCAATGAACTCGTTTCCTATCGGCGCACCACGGACGAGGCCACGCCTGCTCAAGAAGACGTGAGCGCACCAAATGCCACCGCAGACAGCGGGCATGCCACACAGGATCCCACCATTGCACTTGAGGAGCTATCGCGTGTAAGCACTCCAGGCGAGGGGCCGACGCATGTCGCTCTCTGCACCGATGACATTGGCGTCATGCACATTCTCAGCGCCTGCTACGTCGACGGTACGGTCACCGTGCATCCGGTGGATTCGAAGGGGCGCATAGGCGCGGCCGCGCAGGCCTTGTCTGGAGAAGGCCACGGTCCTCTTCCGGCTCAGGAACATTCCCACGCCCATTGGATTCTCCCTATAGAGGTTCAGACCGGCAGACACGAATCCGACGAGGCGGCTGGCACATCCCAGCGCGCGGACGGCTCATCGCCCAGGCTGGTTCTGGTTTCCGATCTCGGAGCCGACCGGATACGCACATATCACTGGGACAATGGCAAGCTCGTGAAGCATGGCGAATTGCATCTTCCAGCCGGAACGGGCCCTCGGGACTTGCATATCCTGCCGGCAGACCCATCTGCCTTCAAGGATTCCTTGGCGATAGTCCTTATATCCGAGTGGAGTCGCAAGGCCTTCGTCATGCGCCTCGACGCTGCGAACCCCTCGGGAATCAGCATCGTCGATTCCTTGGATCTGGGGGCCAGCGACCGGGATCAGGCATCTTCGCTGGCATACATACCCGATTCCGCAGGACATGCAGGCTGCCACAAGGCGCGCATGGGAGGCGGCGAAAGGTGTGAGAAATCAAGGTGTGAGGGAACTGGGTGCAACGGGGCCGAGTGCAACGGGGCCGAGTGCAATGGAACTGAATGCAATGGAACGGGCAACGATGCGGTCGATCAGAATCAAGGTTTCGCATATGTTGGGTTGCGTGGCACCAACCGCATCATCCCACTGCGTTGGAACGGATCGTCTCTGAAGAGGCTTCCCGAGCAGACAGATTCGCCTTGGCACAGTGGATTCTCAAGCGGCGGGAGCTGGCCTCGTCACGTGCTTGCCCTCGGAAGAAGCATCATCGTCTCGAACCAGTTCTCCTCGACGCTGAACTGCTTCGCGATAGCCCCCGATGGCTCTCCCCGCGACATAGGCTCGGCGCAGGTGGCTTCGCCGACCTGCGTTCTGCCCATCAGCTCGCAGCATTCTTCTTCGCACGCATAG
- a CDS encoding MFS transporter — translation MHTKNTTCSHARPTDSQENPAKERISRHEAGGPASQPSARLRKRHHIRFPSPRPRNLQREDIVMVEEASVRQAVLGTSVGNFMEWFDFGIYGYLTVVMTTVFTKGLPNSLGVLIMLLGFAVSFLARPLGGFVLGPLGDRIGRQKVLFITMSVMAVSTSLIGALPTAAQIGLWAPLPLYVLKMIQGFSTGGEYAGAATYVSEFSPDKRRGFFSSWLDVGSYLGFAAGAGAVALTTMVSERYWGADAMVNGAWRIPYFLAIPLGIIAVYFRSRIPETPHFEMEDSSAEDERPRTRRRGHWRFSIVGPKLRDERIFGAHSLPGVFRHFHKEILLGILLVAAGNTLGYVLTSYMPTYLSNELGESTTDSAVATIPVLILVTILMPFAGRLSDRFGRKPVFVASAVISVLAMIPAFMLINSGSSLAMHLSLILLALPVAGYVSVIAAALPALFPTASRFGGMAITYNVGVSLFGGTTPFIVQSLIELTGNAYMPALYVMLFSILGGIAVLFIPETAGRNLMGSMPAVASAEDASEILATQQADPNIDLDTMPVDAVAEAWNVPDNKGRTINETEGDHAGPRLAR, via the coding sequence ATGCATACCAAGAACACGACATGCTCGCATGCGCGCCCAACGGACAGTCAAGAGAATCCGGCGAAGGAACGGATATCGAGACATGAGGCCGGGGGACCGGCATCTCAGCCGTCGGCGCGGCTCAGAAAGAGACATCACATACGCTTTCCATCCCCACGCCCGCGAAATCTTCAGCGTGAAGACATAGTCATGGTGGAGGAAGCATCGGTGAGACAAGCCGTTCTGGGCACATCTGTCGGCAACTTCATGGAATGGTTCGATTTCGGAATCTATGGGTATCTGACGGTGGTGATGACGACCGTGTTCACGAAGGGTCTTCCCAATTCCCTTGGCGTGCTGATCATGCTTCTGGGCTTCGCCGTCAGTTTTCTGGCACGTCCGCTGGGAGGATTTGTGCTCGGACCGCTTGGCGACAGAATCGGGCGTCAGAAGGTGCTGTTCATCACCATGTCGGTCATGGCGGTCTCGACATCGCTTATCGGTGCGCTTCCCACGGCGGCTCAAATCGGTCTTTGGGCGCCATTGCCTCTCTATGTTCTGAAGATGATCCAGGGCTTTTCGACGGGTGGGGAATATGCCGGCGCCGCAACCTACGTCTCCGAGTTCTCACCCGACAAGCGTCGGGGCTTCTTCAGCTCCTGGCTCGATGTCGGCTCATATCTTGGGTTTGCCGCAGGCGCAGGTGCGGTTGCGCTCACGACCATGGTCTCCGAGCGTTACTGGGGTGCGGATGCCATGGTGAATGGCGCTTGGAGAATCCCCTACTTCCTTGCAATCCCACTTGGCATCATCGCCGTCTACTTCCGTTCTCGCATCCCTGAGACACCACACTTCGAAATGGAAGATTCCAGCGCAGAGGATGAGAGGCCGAGAACGCGCAGACGCGGACATTGGAGATTCTCCATCGTTGGGCCGAAGCTGCGCGATGAGCGCATATTCGGTGCGCATTCGCTGCCTGGGGTGTTCAGACATTTCCATAAGGAGATTCTTCTCGGAATCCTGCTCGTCGCCGCTGGCAATACGCTCGGCTACGTGCTGACGAGCTATATGCCGACCTATCTTTCCAACGAACTGGGAGAAAGCACCACTGATTCCGCCGTTGCGACGATTCCAGTGCTCATTCTCGTGACCATTCTGATGCCCTTTGCCGGAAGGCTCTCGGATCGCTTTGGAAGGAAGCCGGTTTTCGTCGCGTCCGCGGTCATCTCCGTCTTGGCCATGATTCCCGCATTCATGCTTATCAACTCCGGAAGCAGTCTTGCGATGCATCTGTCCCTGATTCTGCTTGCCCTGCCCGTCGCAGGCTATGTCAGCGTGATTGCAGCGGCATTGCCCGCACTCTTTCCAACTGCATCGCGCTTTGGCGGCATGGCGATAACCTATAACGTCGGAGTCTCGCTGTTCGGAGGGACGACCCCATTCATCGTTCAAAGCCTTATCGAACTGACCGGCAATGCCTATATGCCAGCGCTGTATGTGATGCTGTTCTCGATTCTGGGTGGCATTGCGGTCCTGTTCATCCCTGAGACCGCAGGCAGGAATCTGATGGGTTCGATGCCCGCGGTAGCCTCTGCGGAGGATGCTTCGGAGATTCTCGCCACCCAGCAGGCCGACCCCAACATTGATTTGGACACGATGCCGGTCGATGCGGTGGCCGAAGCGTGGAACGTTCCGGACAACAAGGGACGGACTATCAATGAGACGGAAGGCGATCATGCAGGTCCCCGCCTCGCTCGGTGA
- the mvk gene encoding mevalonate kinase → MKERTYEQFRRRPQSALLGVENAAPFSERVMRSASPRLASRTSQMELPSRGAFHSGYGETWAKAILVGEHSAVYGYPAVALPLHSMKMKAWATPNLVGRHQLRALGFTGPLDDSGDRFAGIRRAVSVAEEFVSPQRWSAFTLVTEADFPAERGLGSSAAAAGAVIRAVLDAYGVGATSQELFELTNRAEMVTHGHPSGLDSATTCSQNAVVLSGGRISHVSMKASGVLVIADSGICGSTREAVGNVHHQYETDRPRIEAILGELGTLGSQSVDDLQGGKMDDLGVHMNAAHILLAQLKVSEPTLDRLVNVARDAGALGAKLTGGGLGGCIVALAADQRHADVIMDELRQAGACGVWSHGLGAMV, encoded by the coding sequence ATGAAGGAACGGACGTATGAGCAATTCCGCAGACGACCGCAGTCAGCCCTTCTGGGCGTTGAAAATGCGGCACCGTTCTCGGAACGTGTGATGCGCTCAGCCAGCCCCCGGCTCGCCTCGCGAACTTCCCAGATGGAGCTTCCCTCACGTGGGGCGTTCCACTCGGGTTATGGCGAAACATGGGCAAAGGCCATTCTCGTCGGGGAACACAGCGCAGTCTATGGATATCCAGCCGTGGCTCTTCCCCTCCATAGCATGAAGATGAAGGCTTGGGCAACGCCGAATCTCGTTGGACGGCATCAGCTCAGGGCGCTTGGGTTCACTGGCCCGCTCGACGATTCGGGAGACCGCTTCGCGGGCATTCGCAGAGCCGTGTCCGTCGCAGAGGAATTCGTATCTCCACAGCGTTGGTCCGCCTTCACGCTTGTGACCGAGGCGGACTTCCCTGCGGAACGGGGCCTTGGGTCCTCGGCTGCCGCTGCTGGTGCGGTCATCCGCGCCGTTCTGGATGCATACGGGGTCGGCGCTACCTCACAGGAGCTGTTCGAACTTACCAACCGAGCTGAGATGGTGACCCATGGTCATCCATCCGGCTTGGACTCTGCGACCACATGCTCGCAGAATGCAGTCGTGCTCAGCGGTGGCAGAATCTCCCATGTTTCCATGAAGGCTTCAGGCGTATTGGTCATCGCGGATTCCGGCATCTGTGGAAGCACCAGGGAGGCTGTCGGCAACGTTCATCATCAGTATGAGACGGACAGGCCTCGCATCGAGGCGATACTTGGGGAGCTGGGAACTCTCGGCTCTCAATCAGTGGATGACCTGCAAGGCGGAAAGATGGACGATCTGGGTGTCCATATGAATGCGGCGCATATTCTGCTCGCACAGCTCAAGGTGAGCGAACCGACACTGGATAGGCTTGTCAACGTCGCCCGCGACGCAGGCGCCCTTGGCGCGAAGCTGACCGGCGGCGGGCTTGGTGGATGCATAGTCGCCCTGGCCGCTGACCAACGACATGCGGACGTCATCATGGATGAACTCCGGCAGGCTGGGGCATGTGGAGTCTGGTCCCATGGGCTTGGGGCGATGGTATGA
- the mvaD gene encoding diphosphomevalonate decarboxylase yields MPQPVALQATAQANANIALVKYWGKADDELIIPNASSLSLTIDGLGTTTQVTFHADGAVQDGSARVDAESTSRPMPQEQGLCGDGHESSQDSDTLIIDGRQHSGKALHRVSDLLDRIRELSGLHAPATVISRNTVPYAAGLASSASAFAALAAAGSRAAGLNLDPKDLSRLARRGSGSASRSIYSGLAVWHAGHDDVSSYAEPVSTIMEDAAEGAVAEDFGMNLAMVVILISNRKKSLSSRVAMRRSVQTSPLYQAWIESCGRDLHQALAAIGHADVEALGAIAESNSYGMHATMMTAQPPVVYWQPATVEALHAVEELRAEGIGAWSTMDAGPNVKVLTASKDAVRVCESLRERLPELDIRVHEAGKGVRILDRTVDNSR; encoded by the coding sequence ATGCCGCAGCCGGTTGCGTTGCAGGCGACCGCTCAGGCCAATGCGAACATCGCATTGGTGAAATACTGGGGCAAGGCCGATGACGAACTGATAATTCCCAACGCATCAAGCCTCTCACTCACGATCGATGGCTTGGGAACAACCACCCAGGTCACCTTCCATGCCGATGGTGCGGTGCAGGATGGCAGCGCCAGGGTCGATGCAGAGTCCACATCACGACCGATGCCTCAGGAACAAGGCTTATGTGGGGATGGCCACGAATCGTCACAGGATTCGGACACTCTGATAATCGACGGCAGGCAGCATTCGGGCAAGGCGCTGCACAGGGTCAGCGATCTGCTCGATCGCATTCGTGAACTATCGGGCTTGCATGCTCCGGCGACGGTGATCTCTCGAAATACGGTGCCCTACGCGGCTGGTCTGGCGAGCTCGGCTTCGGCCTTCGCCGCGCTCGCGGCCGCAGGGTCGCGCGCGGCCGGATTGAATCTCGATCCGAAGGATCTGTCAAGGCTTGCGAGGCGCGGATCCGGTTCTGCATCTCGGTCGATATATTCCGGACTGGCAGTCTGGCATGCCGGGCATGACGATGTGAGTTCATATGCCGAACCGGTTTCCACAATCATGGAAGATGCGGCGGAAGGCGCAGTCGCAGAGGATTTTGGCATGAATCTCGCAATGGTGGTGATACTGATTTCGAATAGAAAAAAGTCACTTTCAAGTCGCGTGGCCATGCGCCGTTCTGTTCAGACCTCGCCCTTGTATCAGGCTTGGATCGAATCCTGCGGCCGCGACCTGCATCAGGCATTGGCTGCGATAGGACATGCGGATGTCGAGGCTCTTGGCGCCATAGCCGAATCGAATTCCTATGGCATGCATGCGACGATGATGACGGCGCAGCCGCCAGTCGTGTATTGGCAGCCTGCGACGGTCGAGGCGCTGCATGCGGTTGAGGAGCTGCGCGCGGAGGGCATTGGCGCCTGGTCTACGATGGATGCAGGGCCTAACGTCAAGGTGCTGACAGCTTCGAAGGATGCCGTGCGCGTATGCGAGTCCTTGCGTGAACGTCTCCCGGAACTGGACATTCGTGTCCATGAGGCTGGGAAGGGTGTCCGAATATTGGACAGAACTGTGGACAATTCGAGGTGA
- a CDS encoding phosphomevalonate kinase yields MDDQMKDDDLEETAVGRAPGKLYVAGEYAVVEPGHRAIVVAVNRFLDVRIHASDFEARQGSLQSNRFTRSRVQWHRSHDTIVVDSADQSGWGFIINAIRVVERFAVEAGKSLRYCDISVSSGLDDASGKKYGLGSSGAVTVATVQALCDFYHLEIGEMERYKLAFLAANEVQPSGSGGDIAAGTFQGCIAYSSPDHEWIAARVGHDAQTETLQRAAPSVGIDRTGLDRRSGEVSGIARLIGMDWPGLSIERLPVPSDMKFLVGWTGAPASTPELVANVQHSVHGGDITDQGFAAESGDASERVRDTDGKSHDSPALGLGDAMETSKERYGRFVRDSDACVTAMADAFRRGDVSAIQTQIRAARRILLSLTDITGTIVETRALNDLVRIAQSHGAAAKSSGAGGGDCGIAIGGPEVDSDAIRADWNACGIEALDLHISTGDE; encoded by the coding sequence ATGGACGATCAGATGAAAGACGATGACTTGGAAGAGACGGCTGTTGGCAGAGCTCCCGGGAAACTCTATGTTGCAGGTGAGTATGCGGTTGTCGAGCCTGGACACCGCGCAATAGTGGTGGCAGTGAACCGCTTCCTTGATGTCCGGATACATGCCTCAGACTTCGAGGCGCGGCAAGGATCCCTGCAATCCAACAGGTTTACAAGGAGCCGTGTGCAGTGGCATCGTAGCCACGACACGATAGTCGTCGACTCTGCAGACCAGTCAGGCTGGGGATTCATCATCAATGCGATCCGCGTGGTCGAGAGGTTTGCGGTTGAGGCAGGAAAGTCACTCCGGTACTGCGACATCTCGGTTTCGAGTGGACTCGATGACGCTTCTGGCAAGAAATATGGGCTCGGCTCGTCCGGTGCGGTCACCGTCGCGACCGTTCAGGCGCTCTGTGACTTCTATCATCTTGAAATCGGTGAGATGGAGCGATACAAGCTTGCGTTCCTCGCCGCTAACGAGGTGCAGCCATCAGGGTCTGGTGGCGACATAGCGGCAGGCACGTTCCAAGGCTGCATCGCTTACAGTTCGCCGGACCATGAATGGATTGCTGCCCGGGTCGGGCACGATGCGCAGACTGAGACGCTGCAGCGTGCCGCACCTTCCGTGGGCATCGACCGGACAGGCCTCGATCGCCGTTCAGGCGAGGTCTCCGGCATCGCCCGACTCATCGGCATGGATTGGCCGGGACTGTCGATAGAGCGTCTGCCAGTGCCATCGGACATGAAATTCCTGGTCGGGTGGACGGGCGCTCCGGCATCCACACCCGAACTTGTCGCGAACGTTCAGCACAGCGTCCATGGCGGCGACATCACTGACCAAGGGTTTGCCGCCGAATCCGGAGACGCTTCCGAAAGGGTTCGGGACACAGACGGGAAATCGCATGACTCTCCGGCCTTGGGGCTTGGAGACGCGATGGAGACGTCCAAGGAAAGGTACGGACGCTTCGTGCGTGACAGCGATGCATGCGTGACAGCGATGGCAGATGCATTCAGAAGAGGTGACGTCTCTGCCATTCAGACCCAGATTCGTGCGGCGCGCCGGATTTTGCTGAGCCTGACTGACATAACCGGCACCATCGTGGAAACGAGGGCATTGAACGATCTTGTTCGCATCGCGCAATCCCACGGTGCGGCAGCGAAGAGCTCAGGAGCCGGTGGCGGGGACTGCGGCATAGCCATCGGGGGTCCGGAAGTCGATTCCGATGCCATTCGGGCAGACTGGAACGCCTGTGGCATCGAAGCCTTGGACCTCCATATCAGCACTGGGGATGAATGA
- the fni gene encoding type 2 isopentenyl-diphosphate Delta-isomerase, translating into MSSKPNHEEPAPSQPAAMPSKQTLPRRHSRKDDHVRLANAQHEAEGCNSFDDVRFVHNSFPDMAVHDVDMHVDMLGSQWDVPFYVNAMTGGSASTGVLNGALAQAAESCGVAIASGSQHAALRDRALTPTFTTLREHTHGFLFANVGPSVTASQARQAVDMIAANALQIHVNAAQEIVMPEGDRDFSAWKATIREILETVDVPVVVKEVGFGMSQATIRAIAAMGVAAIDVSGRGGTDFITIENQRRNRSEYGYMAGWGESTVLSLLNAVEVHHERLADRDGSSHASSDSVLQPQIVASGGVRTPLDVAIALSLGAQAVGVSGHFLHTLIKSGESGLVEEIERWKQQLRSIMTLLGARTIPELRTRNLLVTGQTGREAELLGISLKDYANRSVQSVD; encoded by the coding sequence ATGTCAAGCAAGCCGAATCACGAAGAGCCAGCCCCATCCCAGCCCGCTGCCATGCCTTCGAAGCAAACCTTGCCCAGAAGGCATTCGCGCAAGGACGACCATGTCAGGCTTGCAAACGCCCAGCATGAAGCCGAAGGCTGCAATTCCTTCGACGATGTCAGGTTCGTCCATAACAGCTTTCCAGACATGGCGGTGCACGATGTCGACATGCATGTCGACATGCTCGGATCCCAGTGGGACGTGCCGTTCTATGTGAACGCGATGACCGGTGGATCGGCAAGCACCGGCGTGCTCAATGGCGCGCTTGCACAGGCCGCAGAAAGCTGCGGCGTCGCCATCGCATCCGGCTCGCAGCACGCTGCTCTTCGTGATCGGGCGCTTACTCCGACTTTCACGACGCTCAGGGAACACACGCATGGATTCCTGTTTGCCAATGTCGGGCCTAGCGTCACTGCGAGCCAGGCAAGGCAGGCCGTGGACATGATCGCGGCGAATGCGCTCCAGATCCATGTCAATGCCGCACAGGAAATAGTCATGCCAGAAGGAGACCGTGACTTTTCGGCCTGGAAGGCAACGATCCGTGAAATCCTCGAAACCGTGGATGTTCCCGTCGTGGTCAAAGAGGTCGGGTTTGGAATGAGCCAGGCAACGATTCGCGCCATCGCGGCGATGGGCGTCGCGGCAATCGATGTGAGTGGCAGGGGCGGAACGGATTTCATCACAATCGAGAATCAGCGTCGAAACCGTTCCGAATATGGATATATGGCCGGATGGGGCGAATCCACGGTCCTCAGTCTGCTCAACGCGGTCGAGGTCCACCATGAGCGCTTGGCCGATCGGGATGGAAGTTCGCACGCATCATCCGATTCGGTCTTGCAGCCACAGATCGTTGCATCGGGCGGTGTCAGAACACCCTTGGATGTGGCAATCGCCCTGTCGCTGGGCGCCCAGGCGGTCGGCGTATCAGGGCATTTTCTGCATACTCTCATCAAGTCCGGCGAGAGTGGACTGGTCGAGGAGATAGAGCGATGGAAGCAGCAGCTGCGTTCCATCATGACCCTGCTTGGTGCCAGAACAATACCCGAGCTGCGTACAAGAAACCTGCTGGTCACCGGGCAGACAGGGCGAGAGGCCGAACTGCTCGGGATTTCACTCAAGGACTACGCAAATCGCTCGGTTCAGTCAGTGGACTAG